Below is a window of Paraburkholderia azotifigens DNA.
CGGCGAAGCGACGCTCGACCAGATCGCGATCACGCCGTGGGGCGGCTTCGCGATGAGCCCGTACACGGTCGTGTCGCTCAACGGCATCGGCCAGGAGCGCTGGGCGATCCAGCCGATCGACTTCCTGCGTCAGGCGCTGCGCCTGCAGGCGATGCCGTCGCCGAGCGTCACCACCGAAAACGGCCGGCGTCTGTTCATGACGCACGTGGACGGCGACGGCTTCGCGTCGCGTGCGGAATTTCCGGGCGCCGACTATTCGGGCGAAGCGCTCTATCAGCAGATCTTCACGCGCTACAAGGTGCCGATGACGCTGTCGGTGATCGAAGGCGAGGTGGGGCCGAAGGGCCTGTATCCGCAGATCTCGCCGCGTCTGGAAGAGATCGCGCGCAAGATGTTCGCGCTGCCGTATGTCGCGATCGGCACGCACACGTATTCGCATCCGTTCGAATGGGAGAACGTCGACGCGAAGACGGGCGAGCGCGTGGACCGCGGCGGCGGCGACACGGCGTTCTCGCTGAACATTCCGAACTACACGTTCAATATCGATCGCGAAGTGACGGGCTCGATCGATTACATCAATTCGCGTCTCGCGCCGGCCGGCAAAAAGGTGACGATCCTGCAGTGGCCGGGCAATTGCGAGCCGCCTGCGATCGTCGTGCGCAAGACCTATCAGGCCGGTGTCGACAACGTGAACGGCGGCGATACCGTGATCACGAAGAGCGCGAACAGTTGGACCAATATCGCGCCCATCGGCGTGCGGAAAGGACCGGGCGCGTTTCAGGTGTATGCGCCGAACCAGGACGAGAACGTCTACACGAACGACTGGCTCGGCCCGTTCTACGGCTTCACGCGCGTGCTCGAAACGTTCGACATGACGGAGTCACCGCGCCGCTTCAAGCCGGTCGACATCTACTACCACATGTACAGCGGCACGAAGGTCGCGTCGCTGCGCGCGCTCGACCAGATCTTCGCGGCCGTGCTCAAGCAGCCCGTGCTGCCCGTGCACATGACGGACTACGCCCACAAGGTGCTCGACTGGCGTTCGTTCGCCGTCGCGCGTTCGGTGCAAAGCGAAGGCGCCAACGCGAAGTCGGATGACTGGCTCGTGCGCGGCAACGGCGAAGTGCGCGAACTGCACTGGCCGCTGACGACAGCGCCCGACCTGCATGCGTCGCGCGGCGTGACGGGTTATGCGCCGGGACCGGACGGCACGTATATCCACATCACGGATGGCGCGGCGCGTGTGTCATTCGACGAACCGGGCGCGCTGTCGAAGGCGGCCGCACTCCCGTATATCGCCGAGGCGAACGGCTTCGTGCGCGATTTCAAACGCGACGGGAAGGGCATGTCGTTCGAATTCGGCGGCTATTACGAGCCGTTCGTGAAGCTTGCGAATGCGCAGACGTGCAGCGCGAGCATCGCGGGCCGCCCGGTGCCGCTGAAGCACGACGGCGCTTACGTCCGTTTCGACACGGCCCCGCTCAACGCCCTCGAAGTCCACTATCAGCCCGTCGAGATCCGCTGTGAACGATAAAACGAACGACAAACGTCCCCGTATCGTTCCGACGTGGCTCATCTACACGCTCGCGGGCGTGGTCGTCGCGACGATGTACGGCGTGTCGCCGCGCGGCGGCTTGCGTCAGCGCGTTGCGTCCGTCGGCAAGCCGAGCGAGCTGAGCGTCGCGTATCTGGAAGCGTGGTCGAAAGTGCGGCCCGACAACGCAGAGTTTTTGTCGCTGCTGGGCGCGCAGTATCTGTATCTGGGCCGCACCGATGACGCCGGGCGCATCGCCGAACGCATGGAGAGGCTCGGTTCGGACGACATGCTGCGCAGCGCGATGATGCTGCGTCTGTCGGTGACGGAGCAGCGCACCTTCGCTATTCCCGAAGACGATCCGCGCCGCGCGCCCGCGCTCGAGAATCTGCGCGCGCGTCTCACGCAGGCTGCGAAGCTGCCGTGGGCGCCGCGGGATCTCGAATGGCTCGCGCAGCGTTCCGCTGCCGTCGGCATGCCCGATCTTGCTGCGCATCTGTACGCGCGGCTGTCGGCGAACGATCCCGACGGACGCAACAAGTGGGACACGCAGATCACGCGTTACGCGCTGCAGGTCGGCGACTATCGCGCCGCTGCCGATGCCTGGTTCCGTCAGGAAGCCGCCGCGCAGACGCGCGACGAGCAGCGCCGCTGCTTCGTCGCGGGCATCCGCACGCTGCAGTCGGGCAATCTGCTGAACGACGCGCTGACGGCCGCCGACGCACATCTCGGCCTGCTCGCCGACGATCCCGCAACGCTCGTCGTGCTGCTCAATCTCGCGCGCGCGGCGAACCGTCCGGATGCCGTCGACCGTTACGCGAAGCTGCTGGCGAAGTACGCGGCGGCCGAGCCCACGTCGCCGCCCGGCGAACACGTGCGTGCCGTGGCGCAGGCGGCGTATGCGTATATGGATGGACCCGTGGCGTATGGCCGGGGCGCTGCGCTGGTCAGTCTGCGTGCAGCGATGCGCGCGGCCGCCGGGGAAGAGCAGGGCAGCGTGCGCGTGATCCGCGTAGCAGCAGCGGCAGCGCCGCAAGCCGCGAGCAGCACGCAAGGCGCCCGAACCACGGACAACCTGAGCCGCGACGCGATCCGCTCCGACCCCAGCGTCGCCAACGTCGTGTTCCAGGCTTTCGTCGAATCGGGCGATCTGGCGAGCGCGCAGAAGATCGCCGCGCAGCAGGTGCAGCGCGATCCGCGTTCTGTCGAATGGGTCAAGCGTCTTGCGCAGGTCGCGGAATGGAATCGCGATCCGTCGCTCGCGCTGAAGTCGTGGCTTGACTACGCGCAACTGTCGAACGATCAGGTCGGCTGGCAGAACGTGCTGCGCATCGCGCCGATGCTCGACGACGACGAAGCGTATCTGACGGCGCTCGTGCACGAGGCGCGCGCGACGCCGAGCGATCTGAAGCTGATCGATAACGTGACCGCCACGTATGAGCGTCTCGGCCGTCCCGACGACGGCCTCGCGTTCCTGCGCTCGCTGCCGCGTGCGCAGAACGCCGACGCGCTCGACCAGCGCATCGGCCAGCTTGCCGAACGCGCCGGCCACGACGATCAGGCGCTCGCGACGTATCGCGCGGTGCAGGCGCGTCATCCCAACGACGCGAACGCGGCGCTGCGCACGGCAAGCGTGCTGTATCGACAGGGCGACTATCGCGCGTCGCTGGCTGCGCTGAAGACGGCGCGCGCGGGCGCAAAGGACACCGACGAAGACTTCTGGCGCAACTACGCGGAACTCGCGCGTCTGCTGCAACTGGACGACGACGCGAACGAAGCGTACCGGCATCTGATCGCGAGCGGCGCGGCGACGCCCGAAGACCTCGGCGACATGACCTACTTCTACGATCCGTATCCGATCGATGCGGGCCGCGTCGCCGAGTTGCGCTATCGCCGCGATCACACGGTGCGCGCATTGCAGGACGCGATCTTCTATTACACCGACGCGCAGGCGATGGACCGCATCGCGTTTCTGCTCGCGAGTCTCTCGCCGGAAGAACTGAAGGCAGCGGAAGCATCGCCCGCGTTGCTCGGCGTGCGCGCCGAATACTACCGGCTGATCAACGAGCCGCAGAAGGCGCTCGCCGATCTGAAGCGCGCCGTCGATCTGCCCGGCGCGAGTTCCGATCTGCGCGCGGCGTATCTGTGGACGCTGGTCGATTACGGCAGCGACGGCGATCTGCGCGAAGCGCTCAAGCGCTGGCGTGGCAGCGCCGATCAGAGCTCGGCGTTGTGGGAGCCGTATGCCGCCGCCGAAATGCGCCTGAATCGTCCCGTCGCCGCGCTCGAATATCTGCGCCGCCAGTCGGCGATGATGTCGCGCGATCCGCTGTGGCTGCTCACCTATGCCGACGCGCAGGAGCAGGCGGGCCACGACGGTCTCGCGTGGTCGATCCGCAAGAAAGTGTGGCTGCAGTTGCAGCAGGACGAAGCGCGGCTCGTGAAGCTGCACGGCGCGCAGCGCGCGGCGATGCGCGGCCGCACCGCGCAGGACGCCGAGACGCTCGAAGACCTGCGTGGACGGCGCGTGACGCTCTCAGCCGAATACGCGACGGGCGACGAGTCGGCCGCGCTGCTCGACAGCCTGATGTCGGCGAAACCGGCATCGGCGGACAACGCGGCCGCGCGCCGCACGATGATCGGCGCGGCAAGCGGCTTGCCCGGCGGCGCGCCGCTGGACGGCGCCGGTTTGCCCGTGAATGCGCGCGTGCGCGGCGCGGTCGCGAAGGACGTGGCCGTGGCGTGGGCGATGTCGAAGGAAAGCAATCCGCTCGCGAAGCGCTGGCTCGCGCAGCAGTACGCCGAGCGGCTGTCGCGCCCCGTCGATGCGCAGCTGACCATCGCGCTCGCCGAAAGCGACATCCCGACGATGGAGCGTCTGCTCGCACAGGAACGCTCGCGTCTGCCCGTCAACGACCGCATCGACGCGACGATCGCCGTCGACCGGCCGGACCGCGCGCAGCAACTGGCCTTCGATGCGCTCGACGGCGCGCCCGAAGATACCGACCTGCATACGCGTGTGACGGAAACCACGCTCGACTGGCCGCAGTTCATCGGCGCGGACGTGGAGAATCACATCGAGCATCCCCTCGATTATGTCGAGACGACGCTCGCGGCGAGCCGCAAGGTGGCCGAGCGATATCTCGTCGGCGTGACAGCGGTGCAGCACTTCCAGCATTCGACGGACATCACGCAGCTGACCAACGTGCCGTCTGTCGACCGCTGGCTCAACATCCACGGCGAGCGTCGCACGCGCGACACGTCGTTCATGATCACGGGCGGCCGCCGCGTCGGCTCGGCCGCGTTCTACACGCTCGACCTCGCCGCCGACTTCGGCCGCAACTCGCCGCTGACGCTCGGCGTGCGCGCGGGCCGCAACCAGGTCGCCGACGAAAACCAGGCGTTGCTCGTGGGCGGCATGAAGGACAACCTGATCGGCGATTTCACGTATCGCGCGACGGAGCGCATCACGTTCACGGGCAGCATCGAGGCGGACCGCTTCTATAGCCAGGCGCGCAATTACATCGGCAGCGGCGTGCTGTCGACGGGCGAAGTCAGCTATCGCATCCGCACGAACTATCCGGACTACACGGTGCGCGCGCTGATCACGCACGGCGGCTACGGCGCGAGCGGCCAGGCCGACGCACTGATGACGCGTCTGCTGCCGACGGCCTTGCAGCCGGCATCGCCGCAAGATTTCATGCCGGACACGTACACGCAATACGGCTTCTTTTTCGGCTTCGGCGACGAATTGCTCGAGCAGTACACGCATGCATGGCGTCCGTTCTTCGACGTCGGCATCGTGCACGACTCGATTCAGGGTTGGGGGCCGGACGTGAGTCTCGGCATCGCGGGCACGGTGTTCGGCGGCGATCATGCCGCAGTGTTTCTGCAGCATCAGCGCGTGTCGAAGATCGGCACGCCCGTCACGGTGCTGGGTGCGCGCTATCGATGGTTCTACTGATGCCGGCAACGGCGATCTGGGCGAATAACGACATTTCTGAGGAGTGGTTCGATGAGCAACATCAACGGATGGTCACGTTTGATCAAATGGGTGGCGGCAGCGGCCGCAGCGGCGCTGGTGCTGGGCGCGTGCGGCACGATTGCCCAGGCGGGCTCGCCCGCGCTCGCATCGAAGGATGCCGTCGCCGTCGTGACGATGGCGAACTTCACCGAAACGCCGGCGGCGGGCAGCAGTGCGGCTGCCATCGCGGCGAACGCGTTGCGCGCGAACGGTTTCGCCGACGTGCGCCTCGCGCCCGTCGACGCATCGGCTAACGCGATGTTCGACACCGCGCAGCGCGATATCGGCGAGAAGAAGCTCGCGTGGGCGCGCGAGCAGCGCGTCAAGTACGTGCTGACGGGCGCCGTGGAAGAGTGGCGCTACAAGGTCGGCGTGGACGGCGAGCCCGTCGCGGGCGTGACGTTCGAGCTGATCGACGTGGCCTCGGGTCAGGTCGTGTGGAGCGCGACGGGTTCGAAGAGCGGCTGGACGCGTTCGAGCCTTTCGAGCGTGGCGTCGTCGCTGATCGGCAGCCTGCTGTCGCCGCTGCGCACGCGCGGCTGATGCCACGCATGAGCGTCGCGCGTCGCCGCGCCGCTCGTCCGCTGCAATCTGCAATAACCAGGCAATTCGACACGTGATGAGGAGTCGGCTGTGAATACCGTCACCGCGCAAAGCGCCGCCAGTGCGGCGAAGCCGCGCCAATCGAACCCGTTCGGCAACCTGAGCGCGTGGCGGCGTCTCGTCGCGCCCGCGGTGTCGCGGCCGTTTTCCATCGCGGAGACGATCGTTTTCATCGGCGTGGTCTTCGCGGCCTGCTACGGGCTCGATCGCGACGATCCGTTCCTGATGCACACGGGCTTCCCGTGGCTGTGGTTCGCGCCGCTCGTCGTCGCGCTGCGCTACGGCACGCTGCTCGGCGTGCTGGGCTGCGCGATGCTGATCGGCGCCTATCAGGCGCTGTATCACGGCGGCACGGCGGCCTGGCCGACGCTGTTCTTCACGGGCGGCGTGCTGCAGACCATCATTGCGGGCCACTTCGGCGATACGTGGGGCAGCCGTGCGCAACGCGCGAACGCGATCAACGATTACCTGAACGACCGTCTCGTCGCGATCACCAACAGCCACTATCTGATGCGTCTGTCGCACGAGCGGCTCGAAAAGGACCTGCTGACGAAGCCGACCACGCTGCGCGACTCGATCACCGAACTGCGCCGCATCTCCGTCGCGCATGGTCTCGACGCGAAGGCGCATCCTTCGGGCGACATGCCGGGCACGCGCGAGCTGCTCGAATTCGTCGCGCAGGCCTGCCAGATCGAAGTGGCGGCGCTGTATCCCGTGCGTGACGGCAAGGTGGGGCGCGAGGCGTTCGCGCATATCGGCGACACGTTCGATTTCGATCCGCGCGACGAGCTGGTTCAACGCGCGCTCGAAACGCGCGCCGTCGCGCATCTGAAGAGCGAAGAGCGTCCCGTGACGAACACGCATCTGCTCGTCTGCGCGCCGCTCATTTCCGCCGACGGCCGCATGCTGGCGATGCTCGCGATCCGCCGCATGCCGTTCCTGTCGCTGAACTTCGACAACCTGCAACTGCTGCTCGTGCTGCTCGGCTACTACGCCGACGGCGTCGAGCACTCGCAGCAGGTGCGCGACATCCTGAAGGCGGTGCCCGATTGCCCGTACGAATTCGCGCTCGACGTGAGCCGCCTTACGCGCCTCGAACGGTCGGCGGGCATCACGTCGTCGCTGGTGGCGCTCGTGTTCCCGCATGACGACGCCGGCGATTCCTTCTTCGAACACGTGATGCGCCGCCGCCGGTCGCTCGATCTGATGTGGCCGGTGAAGGCGGCAGGCCAGTCGGTGCTGCTGAACCTGATGCCCGCGACGGATGCGACGGGCGTCGACGGCTATCTCGCGCGGATCGAATCGAGCCTGCGTTCGCAGTTCAATCTCGACCTCGAAGGCGCGCGCATCGGCGTGCATACGCTGCATCTCGGCGGCGACGAGCCGGGTCCGGCGTTGAAGCGTCTTCTCATGCGAAGTGGTCTCGATGGGTAAGATCGCCACAGACCGCCCGACGGGCGGCGTCATCGGCTTCGTGATGTCGGTGCTCGCGGCGCTGGGCATCGTGATCGTCGCGTGCGTGCAGGGCGTGGGCATCGTGTATTTCGCGGACATGCCCACGGCATACGATCCGCTGCTGCCCGCGATCGCGCTCGATGTCGTGTGCGGCATGTTGCAGGCGCTGCTGTTCCGCCAGCTGCTGCCGCTGCGTTATCGAGAGCCGCGTGCATGGAGCTTGCTGTGGCTCGGCCTTGCGTGCACGTTCGTGCCGCTGTGCGGCGCTCTGGTGGTGCTTGCCAGCTGCATCTGGGCAGCGCTTTCTCCCGCATCGCGTGCGGACGATGAAATGGGCGACGTGCCCGCGCCGGAGTTCGTCACGTATCTGATGTCGCGTGTTTCGCACGGCGGCGGCGCGCGTCTGCAGGCGCGTCTCGTCAATACGAAGGTTGCCGCGGCCGACCGTTTGTCCGCACTCGTCGCGATCCAGAACATGCCGACGCGCACGACGGGCACGCTGCTGCGCGACCTGCTCGCGGATCCCGTCGAAGACGTGCGTCTGATCGCATACGGCACGCTGGATCAGGCGGAAAACGACGTGATGCAGCGCATCTTCCATACGGCGAGGACGCTGGAGTCGGCGGAATCGGACGGCGATCGCCGCGCGCTCAACCGGCAGCTCGCCGAACTGTACTTCGAACTGATCTATCAGAACCTCGTGCAGGGCGTCGTCTACCGGCACACGCTCGAACAGGCGGACCGCTATGCGCGCGCCGCGCTGGAGATCGACGACAGCGACGCCGCGCTGTGGATGATTCGCGGCCGCCTCGCGCTCTCCAACGGCAACGCCGACGAAGCCGCGCGCTACATGGACCGAGCGCAATCGCTCGGCTTTCCGCGCGAGCGTCTCGTGCCGTGGCTCGCCGAAGTCGAATATCTGCGCGGCGATTACGCGCGCGTCTCCGAACTGCTCGCGTCGCTCGGCAATGCCGCGACGCTGCCGATGCTCAAACCTGTTGCGCGTTACTGGTCAACATGAAACCGTCACTGATGCGCCGCGCTGCGGACGCCGATGTCTGCCTGCTGCTCGAAGGCACGTTCCCTTTCGTGCGCGGCGGCGTGTCGAGCTGGGTCAACGACATGCTTCGCTCGTATCCCGAGCTGCGCTTTGCGATTGCGTTTATCGGCAGCCGCGAAGAGGACTACAAGGGCGCCGCTTATGCGTTGCCCGACAACGTCGTGCACTTCGAAGCGCACTATCTGTACGAAGCAGGGGCCGTCGACGCTCAGGCGGCGCGTGAAATTCCCGGCGATGCCGATGCGTTTGCGAAGTCGGCTGCGCTGCACGATGCGTGGCGCAACAAGGGCGAGGTCGAGCCCGGCGCGATGATGGCCGACATGGTGCAACTGATCGGCGACCAGGCGCCGCTCAGCGAAGAGCAGTTCCTGACGAGCCGCGCCGCGTGGAACTTCATCGTCGATCAGTATCACCGCTATTGCACGGACCCGTCGTTCACCGATTACTTCTGGACCGTACGCATCATGCACAAGCCGCTGTGGCAGCTTGCGCGCGTCGCGGAGCAGCTGCCGCCCGCGAAGGTGTATCACACGGTGTCGACGGGCTATGCGGGTTTTCTTGGCGCTTTGCTGCACTATCGCACGGGCCGTCCGCTGCTGATCTCCGAGCACGGCATCTACACGAAAGAGCGCAAGATCGACCTGCTGCAAAGCCAGTGGATCCGCGACAACCGTGGCGCGTTCGAACGCGACATTTCGAAGATCAGCTATTTCCGCGAACTGTGGGTGCGCTTTTTCGAAGCGCTTGGCAAGCTTGCGTACGACGCCGCCGACGATATCGTCGCGCTCTATGAAGCGAACCGTCAGCGCCAGATCGCCGACGGCGCGCAAGCCGGACGCACGCGCAACATTCCGAACGGCGTCGACGTGGAAGGGCTCGCGCCCCTCGTCGAACAACGCGCCGAGCGGCCGCGCAATGTAGTCGCGCTGATTGGCCGCGTGGTGCCCATCAAGGACATCAAGACGTTCGTCCGCGCGCTCTTCATCGCGTCGCGCACGATGCCCGATATCGAAGGATGGATCGTCGGTCCCGAGGAAGAAGACCCCGCGTACGCGCAGGAGTGCCGCGCGCTCGCCGAAAGCCTCGGCCTCGCGAAGAACGTGAAGTTCCTCGGCTTCCAGCGTATCCACGACATTCTGCCGAAGGTCGACGTGATCGCGCTGACGTCGATCAGCGAGGCCTTGCCGCTCGTCGTGCTCGAAGGGTTCGCGGCAGGCATTCCGTCGATCACGACGGACGTGGGTTCATGCCGGCAACTGATCGAAGGTTACGGCGACGAGGATCGCGCACTGGGCGCCGCGGGCAGCGTGGTGCCGATTGCGAATCCGGCTGCGTTCGCGCAGGCCGTGCTCGACCTGCTCGGCGACGAGCCGCGCTGGCTTGCCGCGCAAGAGGCGGGCTTGCAGCGCGTGCGGCGGTTCTATACGAAGGCGCAGATGACGGATCAATATCGCGCGCTGTATCAGCGCCTGATGGCCGCGCCGTCGCGCGTCAAGGCTGCGAAAGGCAAGCAGGGCGGCGGCTGTCCGATGCATGAGGGCAGGGCGGCTGCGGCACAGACGGAAGAGGTGCGCTGATGGCAGGCATTGGTTTCGAGCTTCGCAAGATCCTCAAGCACCAGACGCTGCTCGGCGTCGCGCGCGCTTACGCGTATGCAGGCCTGATCAGTTCGGGTCCGCTGATCCTGTCGATCTTCGGCATTCTGATCATCGGCGTGATGAGCCTCGCGTTCGTGATACCGAAGTACGCGATCGTGCAGTTCCAGGTGTCGGTCACGTATCTGATCGCGTGCAGTCTGATACTCACGGGACCGCTGCAACTGTCGTTCACGCGCTTCATCTCGGACCGGCTGTTCGAGAAGCGCGACGACCTCGTGCTGTCGAACTACAACGGTGTGGTGCTGATCTCGACGGCGGCCTCGGGCGTGCTCGGCATGCTGGCCGTGGGCTTCGGTTTTCGCGGCGAGCCGCTCGTCTACCGGCTGCTGATGGTGGCGGGCTTCGTCGTCATCAGCAATATCTGGATCGCGGTGATCTTTCTGTCGAGCGTCAAGCAGTACCGGCAGATTCTCTATGTGTTCGCGCTCGGCTACGGTTGCACCGTCGCGTTTGCGCTGATGCTGAACACACATGGCCTGTCAGGGCTGCTCGGCGGTTTCGTCGCGGGGCACGTGGTGCTGCTCGCGGGCTTGTCGGGACTCATCTATCGCAACTATCGCAGCCCGCGCTTCATTTCGTTCGAGGTGGTGCAGAAGCGCTTTGCGTATCCGTCGCTCGCGATGGTCGGGCTTCTGTTCAACCTCGGCGTGTGGATCGACAAGTTCATGTTCTGGTATGCGCCGGGGACGGGCTCGAAAGTGATCGGTCCGCTCAACGCGTCCGTGATCTACGACATCCCTGTGTTCATTGCGTATGTGTGCGTGATGCCGGGCATGGCGACGTTCCTCGTGCGTATCGAAGCGGACTTCGTCGAATACTACGACCGCTTCTACGACGCCGTGCGCAGCGGCGCGACGCTGCGCCATATCAACGATATGCGCGACATGATGGTTGGCAGCGTGCGCGCGGGTCTCTATGAGATCGTGAAGATTCAGGCCGTCGTGCTGCTGCTGATTCTCGCGTTCGGCCATCTGGTGCTCGATGCGCTGGGCATTTCGTCGCTGTACATGCCGCTGATGATCGTCGACGTGATCGCGGCAAGCCTGCAGGTGCTGCTGCTCGGTCTGCTGAACGTGTTCTTCTATCTGGATGCACGGCGCACGGTTTTGCGGCTGTGTCTTGCATTCGTGCTGTTGAACGGTATTCTGACAGGCGTTACCCTGCTGATGCAGCCGGACTTCTACGGCTATGGCTTCGCGCTGACGCTGCTGATTCTCGTCGTCGCCGCGGTGCAGCTGCTCGACCGCAAGTTCAGCAAGCTCGAATACGAAACCTACATGCTGCGCAACTGAGCGCTACGTGTCGCCATCATGACAGCCAGTTCTCTCGCCCGCCTGGGCGTTTCGTGGATCGTCGTCGCATGCGCGGCCATCGTCATCCTGCTGCTGTCGGTGGCATGGTTGCGGCCAGCGCTGGCCGCGTGCAAGCGGGTTTCATCGACAGGCATCGGGGCCGTGGCGTTCTTCTACGGCGCGAGCGTGCAGGCCGAGCGCTTCGAACAGTTCGACTCCGTGGTGATCGAGCCCGACAGCGGTTTCGATCCGCGCACGCATACGGCGCATTGTCCGAACTGGTATGCATATGTGAGCGTCGGCGAAGTGACGAAAGAGCGCGCGTATTACGCGCAGATGCCGAAGACGTGGTTTGCGGGCAGCAACGCGG
It encodes the following:
- a CDS encoding PelD GGDEF domain-containing protein produces the protein MNTVTAQSAASAAKPRQSNPFGNLSAWRRLVAPAVSRPFSIAETIVFIGVVFAACYGLDRDDPFLMHTGFPWLWFAPLVVALRYGTLLGVLGCAMLIGAYQALYHGGTAAWPTLFFTGGVLQTIIAGHFGDTWGSRAQRANAINDYLNDRLVAITNSHYLMRLSHERLEKDLLTKPTTLRDSITELRRISVAHGLDAKAHPSGDMPGTRELLEFVAQACQIEVAALYPVRDGKVGREAFAHIGDTFDFDPRDELVQRALETRAVAHLKSEERPVTNTHLLVCAPLISADGRMLAMLAIRRMPFLSLNFDNLQLLLVLLGYYADGVEHSQQVRDILKAVPDCPYEFALDVSRLTRLERSAGITSSLVALVFPHDDAGDSFFEHVMRRRRSLDLMWPVKAAGQSVLLNLMPATDATGVDGYLARIESSLRSQFNLDLEGARIGVHTLHLGGDEPGPALKRLLMRSGLDG
- the pelF gene encoding GT4 family glycosyltransferase PelF; the encoded protein is MKPSLMRRAADADVCLLLEGTFPFVRGGVSSWVNDMLRSYPELRFAIAFIGSREEDYKGAAYALPDNVVHFEAHYLYEAGAVDAQAAREIPGDADAFAKSAALHDAWRNKGEVEPGAMMADMVQLIGDQAPLSEEQFLTSRAAWNFIVDQYHRYCTDPSFTDYFWTVRIMHKPLWQLARVAEQLPPAKVYHTVSTGYAGFLGALLHYRTGRPLLISEHGIYTKERKIDLLQSQWIRDNRGAFERDISKISYFRELWVRFFEALGKLAYDAADDIVALYEANRQRQIADGAQAGRTRNIPNGVDVEGLAPLVEQRAERPRNVVALIGRVVPIKDIKTFVRALFIASRTMPDIEGWIVGPEEEDPAYAQECRALAESLGLAKNVKFLGFQRIHDILPKVDVIALTSISEALPLVVLEGFAAGIPSITTDVGSCRQLIEGYGDEDRALGAAGSVVPIANPAAFAQAVLDLLGDEPRWLAAQEAGLQRVRRFYTKAQMTDQYRALYQRLMAAPSRVKAAKGKQGGGCPMHEGRAAAAQTEEVR
- a CDS encoding tetratricopeptide repeat protein; the encoded protein is MNDKTNDKRPRIVPTWLIYTLAGVVVATMYGVSPRGGLRQRVASVGKPSELSVAYLEAWSKVRPDNAEFLSLLGAQYLYLGRTDDAGRIAERMERLGSDDMLRSAMMLRLSVTEQRTFAIPEDDPRRAPALENLRARLTQAAKLPWAPRDLEWLAQRSAAVGMPDLAAHLYARLSANDPDGRNKWDTQITRYALQVGDYRAAADAWFRQEAAAQTRDEQRRCFVAGIRTLQSGNLLNDALTAADAHLGLLADDPATLVVLLNLARAANRPDAVDRYAKLLAKYAAAEPTSPPGEHVRAVAQAAYAYMDGPVAYGRGAALVSLRAAMRAAAGEEQGSVRVIRVAAAAAPQAASSTQGARTTDNLSRDAIRSDPSVANVVFQAFVESGDLASAQKIAAQQVQRDPRSVEWVKRLAQVAEWNRDPSLALKSWLDYAQLSNDQVGWQNVLRIAPMLDDDEAYLTALVHEARATPSDLKLIDNVTATYERLGRPDDGLAFLRSLPRAQNADALDQRIGQLAERAGHDDQALATYRAVQARHPNDANAALRTASVLYRQGDYRASLAALKTARAGAKDTDEDFWRNYAELARLLQLDDDANEAYRHLIASGAATPEDLGDMTYFYDPYPIDAGRVAELRYRRDHTVRALQDAIFYYTDAQAMDRIAFLLASLSPEELKAAEASPALLGVRAEYYRLINEPQKALADLKRAVDLPGASSDLRAAYLWTLVDYGSDGDLREALKRWRGSADQSSALWEPYAAAEMRLNRPVAALEYLRRQSAMMSRDPLWLLTYADAQEQAGHDGLAWSIRKKVWLQLQQDEARLVKLHGAQRAAMRGRTAQDAETLEDLRGRRVTLSAEYATGDESAALLDSLMSAKPASADNAAARRTMIGAASGLPGGAPLDGAGLPVNARVRGAVAKDVAVAWAMSKESNPLAKRWLAQQYAERLSRPVDAQLTIALAESDIPTMERLLAQERSRLPVNDRIDATIAVDRPDRAQQLAFDALDGAPEDTDLHTRVTETTLDWPQFIGADVENHIEHPLDYVETTLAASRKVAERYLVGVTAVQHFQHSTDITQLTNVPSVDRWLNIHGERRTRDTSFMITGGRRVGSAAFYTLDLAADFGRNSPLTLGVRAGRNQVADENQALLVGGMKDNLIGDFTYRATERITFTGSIEADRFYSQARNYIGSGVLSTGEVSYRIRTNYPDYTVRALITHGGYGASGQADALMTRLLPTALQPASPQDFMPDTYTQYGFFFGFGDELLEQYTHAWRPFFDVGIVHDSIQGWGPDVSLGIAGTVFGGDHAAVFLQHQRVSKIGTPVTVLGARYRWFY
- a CDS encoding sugar ABC transporter, whose product is MRAGIQTIFEAQSALDGVLHGVSRAVHGTMMAQPRLLVRALAHARVVALAATAAFALHGVAAQAQTEAQKQPSTQLRAQAAGDKEAPRVNLALFYGSRVPVGELQAFDAVVIDPASDFDPDAHPLRHTVWLARTHDAAQDAPDAFVATQIEPLWKRGYRGFLLDTPAAIAAIDAIRAAHPDARLVVGGDAALQAALPHANALYAVIGPALVRDAQNGNIAASERDARAAAAKNFTQSTGVPVVSIETCPADDRACARTTAAQVLAAGVTPYVTNASLNAVGIGAIEVLPRKVLIVQDSEEDLPLDETPGVRDLATPLNYLGYDVEYANVNEPLPDGITPDRYAGVVAWLQGDETANSGAWRTWVDARMASHVPIVFMGQFGFDAAEDEGRALDLQAVAGPFADRIEVVSRDPMVGFEVDPKLGARDLTGVQVGSASRSLLRVKSGEATLDQIAITPWGGFAMSPYTVVSLNGIGQERWAIQPIDFLRQALRLQAMPSPSVTTENGRRLFMTHVDGDGFASRAEFPGADYSGEALYQQIFTRYKVPMTLSVIEGEVGPKGLYPQISPRLEEIARKMFALPYVAIGTHTYSHPFEWENVDAKTGERVDRGGGDTAFSLNIPNYTFNIDREVTGSIDYINSRLAPAGKKVTILQWPGNCEPPAIVVRKTYQAGVDNVNGGDTVITKSANSWTNIAPIGVRKGPGAFQVYAPNQDENVYTNDWLGPFYGFTRVLETFDMTESPRRFKPVDIYYHMYSGTKVASLRALDQIFAAVLKQPVLPVHMTDYAHKVLDWRSFAVARSVQSEGANAKSDDWLVRGNGEVRELHWPLTTAPDLHASRGVTGYAPGPDGTYIHITDGAARVSFDEPGALSKAAALPYIAEANGFVRDFKRDGKGMSFEFGGYYEPFVKLANAQTCSASIAGRPVPLKHDGAYVRFDTAPLNALEVHYQPVEIRCER
- the pelG gene encoding exopolysaccharide Pel transporter PelG, which encodes MAGIGFELRKILKHQTLLGVARAYAYAGLISSGPLILSIFGILIIGVMSLAFVIPKYAIVQFQVSVTYLIACSLILTGPLQLSFTRFISDRLFEKRDDLVLSNYNGVVLISTAASGVLGMLAVGFGFRGEPLVYRLLMVAGFVVISNIWIAVIFLSSVKQYRQILYVFALGYGCTVAFALMLNTHGLSGLLGGFVAGHVVLLAGLSGLIYRNYRSPRFISFEVVQKRFAYPSLAMVGLLFNLGVWIDKFMFWYAPGTGSKVIGPLNASVIYDIPVFIAYVCVMPGMATFLVRIEADFVEYYDRFYDAVRSGATLRHINDMRDMMVGSVRAGLYEIVKIQAVVLLLILAFGHLVLDALGISSLYMPLMIVDVIAASLQVLLLGLLNVFFYLDARRTVLRLCLAFVLLNGILTGVTLLMQPDFYGYGFALTLLILVVAAVQLLDRKFSKLEYETYMLRN